One region of Wyeomyia smithii strain HCP4-BCI-WySm-NY-G18 chromosome 3, ASM2978416v1, whole genome shotgun sequence genomic DNA includes:
- the LOC129730145 gene encoding uncharacterized protein LOC129730145 → MGKVNGVILTAGLLVIFAGECFVAGNAIESSCVLPLKPDWSFFSPLIFSQDGALISTENVSDETEDITLSVGDEVLLSCTPNYFREFSSEKVLKAKCKKDKTLVVNGLDKNFVSELSCEVRSIEEIIVPVRGCPTSARSIEYGYTNPVKGKSYILGEACYDVKRGQTLFVHTKIKSRSNTVDALALKTENNANYFRQEHPTSRYKVELNKALNINDQAERFKGVFGIKNVPKIEARRYINEELLTHKQYQAVLKLAWNYQIVKDLDALDNFDSLVEDITELDAKEIEIYTGAHGIMQLKDKHDNNVDVFLKENRFPVPKLHWTVVRSESKAVAFAVFNKAQLTDKERDKDTFCQSICDQLSWINSLKENDSYSNPALGYVLCCELNDFRKTIKEMPPITGVKDILK, encoded by the exons ATGGGAAAAGTGAATGGCGTGATATTGACCGCAGGTCTTCTAGTCATCTTCGCTGGAGAATGCTTCGTCGCAGGCAACG CAATCGAGAGCAGCTGCGTGCTGCCACTGAAACCCGACTGGTCCTTCTTCTCGCCGTTGATTTTTAGCCAAGATGGTGCACTGATTTCGACAGAAAATGTGAGCGATGAAACAGAGGATATCACGTTATCCGTCGGTGACGAAGTGCTGCTGTCCTGCACACCGAACTATTTCCGAGAATTTTCTTCCGAAAAAGTTCTAAAGGCAAAATGCAAAAAGGACAAAACGCTGG TCGTCAATGGTCTGGACAAGAATTTTGTTTCCGAACTTTCCTGCGAAGTGCGTTCGATTGAGGAGATCATCGTCCCCGTTCGAGGTTGCCCAACAAGTGCCCGCTCGATCGAGTATGGGTACACAAACCCTGTTAAGGGCAAGTCGTACATTCTGGGTGAAGCATGTTACGACGTAAAACGTGGCCAGACGCTTTTCGTACACACCAAGATTAAATCAAGAAGCAATACGGTAGATGCTCTTGCCCTGAAGACAGAAAACAATGCAAATTACTTCCGCCAGGAACACCCGACCTCACGCTATAAGGTTGAACTGAACAAGGCACTGAATATCAACGATCAAGCCGAACGATTTAAGGGAGTGTTCGGTATTAAAAATGTCCCCAAAATTGAAGCACGTCGCTATATAAATGAGGAGTTACTTACCCATAAACAATATCAGGCTGTACTGAAGCTAGCATGGAACTACCAGATTGTCAAAGATCTGGATGCGCTGGATAACTTCGATAGTTTGGTAGAAGACATAACTGAGCTAGATGCCAAAGAAATCGAAATTTACACTGGAGCTCATGGCATTATGCAATTGAAAGACAAACACGACAACAACGTGGATGTTTTCCTGAAGGAAAACCGCTTCCCGGTTCCCAAGCTGCACTGGACCGTAGTGCGCTCGGAGAGTAAAGCGGTAGCGTTTGCCGTGTTCAACAAAGCACAGCTCACAGACAAGGAACGGGACAAGGATACTTTCTGTCAAAGCATCTGCGACCAGCTATCGTGGATCAACTCGTTGAAGGAAAATGACTCCTACAGTAATCCAGCGCTCGGATATGTCCTATGCTGTGAGCTGAATGATTTCCGCAAAACGATAAAGGAAATGCCACCGATAACCGGGGTTAAAGACATTCTGAAGTAG